One Triticum dicoccoides isolate Atlit2015 ecotype Zavitan chromosome 5B, WEW_v2.0, whole genome shotgun sequence genomic window carries:
- the LOC119305269 gene encoding uncharacterized protein LOC119305269, producing MEMCMDDQWKLSKKGSRRSAAVAPAAATGSPVGVKGRTSRGSGRSVPGRLASLAKQQRARFYIMRRCVTMLVCWRD from the coding sequence ATGGAGATGTGCATGGACGACCAGTGGAAGCTCTCCAAGAAGGGcagccggaggtcggcggcggtggcgccggCGGCGGCCACCGGCAGTCCAGTGGGCGTCAAGGGCCGGACGTCGAGGGGCTCCGGCCGGTCCGTGCCGGGGCGGCTGGCGAGCCTGGCCAAGCAGCAGAGGGCCAGGTTCTACATCATGCGCCGGTGTGTCACCATGCTCGTGTGCTGGCGGGACTAG